Below is a genomic region from Helianthus annuus cultivar XRQ/B chromosome 2, HanXRQr2.0-SUNRISE, whole genome shotgun sequence.
attcgcactttgaaaatttggcatagagtttctcatgatgtagaagtttgagaatacaacgaaggtgtttctcgtggtcagcctggttctttgagtagataaggatgtcgtcaataaagacgatgacgaatttatccagataaggcttgcagacgcgattcatgagatccatgaatgcggctggtgcgttagtgagcccaaaaggcatcactaggaactcgtaatgtccgtaacgagtcctaaacgctgtcttgtgtacatcttcatccttgatcttcaactggtgatagcctgacctcaagtcgatctttgaaaagtagcttgccccttgtaattgatcgaacaggtcatcgatcatgggcaatggatatctattcttgatggtgactttattaagctcgcggtaatcgatgcacagacgcatcgatccatccttctttttgacaaacaaaatcggcgctccccaaggagacgagctaggtctaataaaacccttagctaacagatcgtctaactgcgtccttaactccttcatctccgttggtgccaacctatagggtgctcttgctactggcgccgcacccggaatgatgtcaattcgaaactccacttgcctatccggcggtaaaccaggtagttcttccggaaacacttcagggtattccgaaatgacagggatatcttcaatctttggcttcgGCTCATCAACAGTAACTTGTgtcatgtaaatgacacaacctttctgcagacatctggatgccttgagcatggacacttgctcaggcaatccatgctgggtatctccttggatagtgagtgactcaccggacggagtcttaactaccacttgctttctgttgcgcacaatctgggcttggttatgtgacaaccaatccatacctatcactacgttaaaaccggctagcttaaagggaagtaaggataatggaaaagagtgattcctaatggatataacacatccatctaaaacagttgaggcggtctctatggttccatcagctaattccacctcgtatttcacacttaaggcctttacaggcaattttaacaattcacagaacttattatctacaaaagacttatctgctccagaatcaaacaagactctagcaaaaacatcgtttacaagaaaagtacctgtgatcacgttgtcatcttgaactgcttccttagcgtccatcttgaagactcttgcattggtcttctttccatcatcggctttcttagcgttctttgggcaattagactttatgtgccctttctcgttgcaaccgtaaCATGTTGCATCCTTCAGACCCTTACACTTCAAAGTCGTATGATCAGTAGATTTGCAGATTCCCCAGGGTCTCGTGTGGGACTGCGATTTCGACTCTAagcgacatttcccaaaatgatTCTTCTTGCAGGTTTTGCATTTGGGCTTATCCCCTGATTGTTGCCCATCTCTcttaaatcccgaccctttcctgtggtcatTATTCCCTCGGTGTCTCTTCTCCGATctccgtgaggtatcgtcctcacgctttcTCTTATTCTCTTCCGAGTTCCTAAGTACTCTCAACCTGACTACGTcctgggtgagagagagagatagatcagctactgatctgaaagttgtaggcctcgatgccttaacacTTGCTTTAATCTCacgggccaaacccccaataaaacgggcaatccttctcggctcaggggttaccaagtatggaaccaatcgagatagagtattgaaagtggtgaggtatgcctggcagtctagaTTCTTCATCACCAAAGATACGAAGTCTGACTCAATCCTTTCAACTTCATGTTGTGGGCAAAAATTCTCTTTAATAAGGGCTacgaactgatcccatgacatactgtaaagTGTGGCCTTTCCGGCAGCTTGTAAGAGGGATTTCCACCACGCTAGTGCGTCccctttgaacgattgggatacgtACTTCACTACATCCCGATCAGCACATCCGCTGATATCTACCACCGTATCCATTTCGTCCAACCAGGTCATGCAGTCTACTGCTCCCTTCTCCCTAGTAAAGTCCCGGGGTTTACATGAGACGAAGTATTTGTATGTGCATGACTTATCACATGGTTCTGACTTATGCTCGACCTTCTTTGACGGGATACTGTTTTGGTTGGATGAATGTCGCTCATCATCCTTCTTGAGCTCATCTTTCTTAGATGCATCTTTCTTAGAGAGTGGTTTGGTATGAGCCTCCGAATGACCCTTGGTCTTGGAATGTGGCGCGGACCGGGCCCTACTTCGGGTCCTGCTTGGTTCGCTATATTGCCTTTCAATGGGTttggcaacagcattttctactaatgcttgtagctccgcaccagttatatGTATTCTAGTGTTATCTGGGCCTTCCTCTGGGTGACTGTTTACTTCTTCAGACTTAGCCATGTGGCTTTAGgtgctacataaaagtaaggacaaggtctatttagaagcctaaacagtattatcgttcttgacgatttattaaccatggtgaATAAGAGCCATATTAGTTAATTAGTTTCATTCAGGACTTTTTATTAGCTACTTTACCCTAGAATGAAATATAtgttggcacaataggcctagtcacttggacaaatTTCTAAATTTGAATTTAGATTCTATAGGATTAAAATTTGAATAGTTAAAACAATCAATCCTTTTCTTGGCAGGGGGTCTATAAACCACGACcacctttttgttttatatgacattagttataacccgtaggcattatgtcacaatcagatatatatatatatatatatatatagaatataaAATTGGATAATTTataaaaagggtgacatgtgtgattttgcgGATCACACTAGTCAAGAAtgctaacatgtttacagatgttaacagagatttgaatcttttttaaacaggttctaccatattggccaggtctttaatatgacattcaagctaggttttaccttttgaagattcttattattaaaatggtaaattaaaataataatcgctatttttcatttattcgtatattatatttatgcatataatttaaaaatgaaaaacttaaattaaccatttcaaataaaattaactaacaagagtttgccctaaacgggacttttacacaaataacatacccacgcaggggttaaactaacaaacaaacccacgcaggggtcaaacagaaacaaacaaacccacgcaggggtagaacagaaacaaacaaacccacgcaggagTCAAACATAAAGGAAAAAttatgcccacgcaggggcagagtacaggaataaatgtcctcgcagggacatgattaaataactagcaaacaaaggatttagtagtccttcttgctttttcccttgattaaatctaccatcttcttaaacatcccACGATTATGCCGACGTTCTTCCCGTAACTCATGCCGCATCTCGCGTCGCACATCATTTATCCCttgaaggatttcttgaacttgtgGCGGCGACATCATCGGTGCCGGCGGTGGTAGCGGATAttgcggtggttgaggaggctgcggctgctgataTCCATATGATGGGTATCCATAGgtcgattgtcccgtagcccagggacctccaaaagtaccTTCTGGATGGAGAGAGTTGTAGTTCGCAGCTACCCAGTAGGGATCCTCTGTAAAGTTATAACCTGGGGGAAACGTCTGCTCAAAGGGATTGTATGCTGCCGCGCTAGTAAAAGCAGGGATTGGGTTTCCGAaatcctgtggtggtggtggcgcgatTGGCGTAGACGTTACTTCTGAGACGGGATGTGAAGATTCTCCCATCTCGGGTTCTTCGTGAAGTGGCGAGTAccggctgctacctgaatgtggaggggtgccgatgcgtattccccctcgtgtggacatccgtgcgttccTTCCTCTTCGCCtcggaggcggaggaggcaaaaccggaggtggtggcggcggtggagtGACTACATCACACCGGAAATCCTCAGAAGGATTTTGCTgctgctgtggctgctgttgctgctgctggagGTGCAAGGGAGGGCTGTGTTGTGGCTGGTGCAggggagagttatggtaactaggggtaaaTACCCAGTCATGCTGCCTAAACTTCTCCTCAAAGCTGTCAGGACCATTGTATGGTGATCCCACAAAAGgtgacccatcagaaatctcgataGGGTGATTCGGAGTTCCAGATGGTGGCATTGAGGGATCGGTATCTTCATCGACCTCCATTTCATTGTCGACAGGGAAATGGTCTtctggtccaagtgggttaaaacccatagGCACATCAAGGTAGTCAGCAGGGTTGAACAGGCCTTGGAAAACAGGTGATGGTTGGTCAAAGGGTGATTGGTGTCCTTGGAGAGAAATATAGGACTGGTGAGAGTTGTGGGGCTCGTTTTCTGATTGAGGCCCAAAGGAGTGTGGGATAGAAGGTGAGGTACTCTGTGAAACCGAGTGCCTTGCGGGTTCAGTAAAAGACCTCCACAGATTTTGAGCATCTGTGTTATGGGAGCCTGAAGGTGATCGTCTGTGCGAAGGTCCGGCTTCATGGTCGTTTGGGGCTACATATGCTCcttgtccccttcctcttcctctcatacgtggcggcatTTTGGTGAAcatgtcaaaaatcaaacaagtgacacaacaaaatatatataagacaaagttagaaaataaaacaaattttggatatttcctaagttctttgtctagactcgagaatcgaggaatgtgcaattgtgtaactgagattaaacacaaaaggctaatgtttaattcactcagagttggctctgataccaacctgtcacacccctaatttccacgtgtcaccggtgggcccggtggggagtatagtgac
It encodes:
- the LOC118486309 gene encoding extensin-like, producing MPPRMRGRGRGQGAYVAPNDHEAGPSHRRSPSGSHNTDAQNLWRSFTEPARHSVSQSTSPSIPHSFGPQSENEPHNSHQSYISLQGHQSPFDQPSPVFQGLFNPADYLDVPMGFNPLGPEDHFPVDNEMEVDEDTDPSMPPSGTPNHPIEISDGSPFVGSPYNGPDSFEEKFRQHDWVFTPSYHNSPLHQPQHSPPLHLQQQQQQPQQQQNPSEDFRCDVVTPPPPPPPVLPPPPPSSRYSPLHEEPEMGESSHPVSEVTSTPIAPPPPQDFGNPIPAFTSAAAYNPFEQTFPPGYNFTEDPYWVAANYNSLHPEGTFGGPWATGQSTYGYPSYGYQQPQPPQPPQYPLPPPAPMMSPPQVQEILQGINDVRREMRHELREERRHNRGMFKKMNLNSNLEICPSD